The Erythrobacter sp. SDW2 region GATCGGAGTGACGTGCGGGTCGAGAATCGCGTCGCGCGCGCCCTTGACGGCTTCGACATCGACCAGCGCATTGGTCGGGTTGGCCGGGCTTTCGAGATAGACCATCGCCACCTTGCCGCCCTGCGCTTCGGCCTGAGCCTTGGCACGCTCCAGCACCGCGTCGATCTCCCCGCGCGTGGCCCCGGCGGCGAAGTCGAGATAGGTGATGCCGAACTTGCTCAGCACCTTGGCGATGAAGCCCTCGGTCGCGGCATAGAGCGGGCCGGAATGGACGATCACGTCACCGGCGTTGCAATAGGCCAGCAGCATCACGGTGATCGCGGTCATCCCGCTGGAGAAGCTCAGCGCGTCCTCCGCCCCGTCCCAGATAGCGAGCCGGTCTTCGAGGATCTCCTGGTTCGGCCCGTTGAAGCGCGAATAGACCAGGCCTTCGGCCCCGCCGGGACGCTTGCCGGTGATGCCTTCGAAGTGGCGCTTGCCGGCAGCCGAATTCTCGAAGGCGAAGGTGCTGGTGAGGAAGATCGGGGCCTTGAGCGAACCTTCGGACAGGGCCGGGTCATAGCCGTGGCCCATCATCAGCGTGCTGGGCTTGAGCTCGCGGCCGCCGATGGTCTTGATCGGCTGCTTGGGATTGCGGCGGGGGGTGGGGGTGGTGACTGCGTCGGTTGCGTCCGTCATGCGGGCGGCCTTCCTTGCTTGGCACGCTCCCAGGAAGGCAGGAGCTGGCAAGGCCGCCGGTGGCACCCGTTGCTAACCTCCGCAGCAACGCCTCTCCGCCCGGGGCCGAACGGTGGCCCCCGGATAGGGCGGAGCGGCGGGCATTTCAACCGGCGATGATGCCGGTTTCAATAGTGTCCGAACCGCAGCAGCTTGCGCAGATCGCCCGCCGCATCGGGGTTGAGCGTCGCGGCGCGATCGTAATAGCGCCGTGCCTCGCCGTCGCGCCCCAGCGCCTCCAGCACTTCCCCCCGCGCCATGTCGAGCGAGACGGCGCGATAGCCCTGCCGCTCCGCGCGCTCGAGCCAGGCGAGCGCCTCTGCCGGTCGGTCGTTGGCGAGATAGGCGGAGGCGAGCACTTCGATCGCTTCGCCGAAGGGGCGCTTGGCAACCTCCTCGCGGGCCAGCGCCAGTGCCTTCGCCGGATCGCCGAAGTCGAGATGGTGCTCGGCCGCGTGCAGGCGGTAGGCATCGCGTGCTTCGGCGAGCTTCGCGTCCCACTGGCGCGTGGCGAGGCGGGTCCAGCGACCCGCCTCCTCCTCGCGTCCGGCATGGCGCAGCAGGCCCACTAGCGTATCGATGACTTCCGGTTCGGAATCGCGCTGCGCCAGCCGCTCCAGCGCTGCGATGGCGGCATCTGCCTGGCCTGCGGCAGCGAGCCGCTGGGCGGCATAGGCTTCGACCAGCCAGAAACCGGTGAAGGCGCGCTCAGCCTGCTTTGTCCAGTTCCCCGCCGCCTCGAGCTGGCCGGCGGCATAGGAGAAATCGGCCAGCATCAAAGCTGCACGGGCTCGATCCTGCGGGGTCAGGCGGGATTTCTCGAGTTCCTGCCGGGCGATCGCCAGAGCTCGGCCGGGGTTGCCGCGCCACAGAGCGACATTGGCCAGGCGGGCGGCAGAACCGAAGCCGGGGCTGGCGGCATGCGCCTGGCGATAGAGTTTTTCGGCCTCATCGATCCTGCCGCGCTGGAACGCCACATCGCCGCTCAGCGCCAAACCGGCGGCCGCTTCATCGGGCAGCTTCACCGCAGTCCGCTCGAAGCGGGCGAGCGCGGCCTCGGCGCCATCCAGATCGTGCTGCATCAGGGCAAGC contains the following coding sequences:
- a CDS encoding cystathionine gamma-synthase family protein; translated protein: MTDATDAVTTPTPRRNPKQPIKTIGGRELKPSTLMMGHGYDPALSEGSLKAPIFLTSTFAFENSAAGKRHFEGITGKRPGGAEGLVYSRFNGPNQEILEDRLAIWDGAEDALSFSSGMTAITVMLLAYCNAGDVIVHSGPLYAATEGFIAKVLSKFGITYLDFAAGATRGEIDAVLERAKAQAEAQGGKVAMVYLESPANPTNALVDVEAVKGARDAILDPHVTPIAIDNTFLGPLWARPLDQGADIVVYSLTKYVGGHSDLVAGSIAGAKRWMDPVRALRNTMGGIADPNTAWMLMRSLETVELRMQRAGENAAKVCAFLKDHPKVEGLGYLGFITDPRQQDIFERHCSGAGSTFSLFVKGGEEAAFRFLDNLKIAKLAVSLGGTETLASCPAAMTHLSVPDERKAALGITPNLVRISIGIEDPDDLIADFAQALDAV
- a CDS encoding tetratricopeptide repeat protein produces the protein MKNIALTLAAAGLLSVGGAIWLDTDREPPQRKWVMAGYGPTSHAAATQRADETIASGRAMVEAAPGEWLPREVLSLGLIARFRLTGATADLAEAEQLLDSALAAAPDPAGPSLTAAQLALMQHDLDGAEAALARFERTAVKLPDEAAAGLALSGDVAFQRGRIDEAEKLYRQAHAASPGFGSAARLANVALWRGNPGRALAIARQELEKSRLTPQDRARAALMLADFSYAAGQLEAAGNWTKQAERAFTGFWLVEAYAAQRLAAAGQADAAIAALERLAQRDSEPEVIDTLVGLLRHAGREEEAGRWTRLATRQWDAKLAEARDAYRLHAAEHHLDFGDPAKALALAREEVAKRPFGEAIEVLASAYLANDRPAEALAWLERAERQGYRAVSLDMARGEVLEALGRDGEARRYYDRAATLNPDAAGDLRKLLRFGHY